In Primulina eburnea isolate SZY01 chromosome 14, ASM2296580v1, whole genome shotgun sequence, the following proteins share a genomic window:
- the LOC140812940 gene encoding pectinesterase QRT1 yields the protein MKMKLTRSSFWFFALLVLWGEAGVGFSLNNSSRRDYITWDDLIVDGYRLDFRDAGNQRKVLLVDKNGGGDSLTVQGAVDMVPENNAERVKIHILPGIYREKVKIPVSKPYISFIGKQDQVSETVITWKDRASDRDKNGFFIGTWSSASVTVESDYFCASGVTFEAKKLILKQPYFMFHSHKISFLYQNLHILSQNTVVSRGGGVDGNQAVALRISGDKAMFYKVRFLGSQDTLLDETGTHYFYQCFIQGSIDFIFGNAKSLYQESSIHVVGDAFAIAAQHRNSPDEDTGFSFTNCTVNGTGSIYLGRAWAGYSRIIYSYCEFDINIRPEGWEDWRTPSRQNTVLFGEYQCGGRGADRRGRVPWSKALKYLEARPFLDITFIKGEQWLRL from the exons atgaaaatgaagTTAACTCGTTCCAGTTTTTGGTTCTTTGCTCTGTTGGTGTTGTGGGGTGAAGCTGGAGTTGGGTTTTCTCTAAATAACAGCAGTAGGAGAGACTATATTACGTGGGACGATTTGATTGTGGATGGTTACAGGTTGGATTTCAGAGACGCGGGCAATCAACGCAAGGTATTGCTGGTTGATAAAAATGGCGGTGGAGATTCTTTGACAGTGCAAGGTGCAGTTGACATGGTACCGGAAAATAACGCTGAAAGAGTGAAAATTCATATTCTTCCTGGAATTTACAG AGAAAAGGTGAAGATTCCAGTGTCTAAGCCATACATTTCATTTATCGGTAAGCAAGATCAAGTTTCTGAAACAGTTATAACCTGGAAAGACAGAGCTTCAGATAGAGACAAGAATGGCTTTTTTATTGGAACATGGAGTTCAGCCTCTGTTACAGTAGAATCAGACTACTTTTGTGCATCAGGAGTCACATTTGAGGCAAAAAAACTCATACTTAAACAGCCTTACTTTATGTTCCATAGTCATAAAATTTCATTTCTTTATCAAAATTTACACATTTTATCGCAGAATACAGTCGTCTCTAGGGGTGGTGGAGTTGATGGCAACCAAGCTGTGGCCCTGAGGATATCAGGTgataaagccatgttttacaaaGTTCGGTTTCTAGGATCACAGGACACACTTTTAGATGAAACTGGAACACATTATTTTTACCAATGTTTCATCCAAGGATCCATAGATTTCATATTTGGCAATGCAAAATCCCTCTATCAG GAGAGCAGCATTCATGTGGTGGGAGACGCATTCGCCATAGCTGCCCAACATAGGAACTCCCCTGATGAGGATACCGGGTTTTCATTTACGAATTGTACCGTTAATGGAACTGGATCGATTTATCTAGGCAGAGCCTGGGCAGGTTATTCGCGAATAATATATTCGTACTGTGAATTTGACATTAACATAAGACCAGAAGGATGGGAAGATTGGAGAACTCCATCGAGACAAAA CACCGTTTTATTTGGAGAATATCAGTGTGGAGGAAGGGGAGCAGATAGAAGAGGTCGAGTGCCATGGTCCAAAGCCCTCAAGTATCTGGAAGCAAGACCGTTTCTGGATATAACGTTTATAAAGGGGGAGCAGTGGCTAAGACTATAG
- the LOC140812941 gene encoding RING-H2 finger protein ATL64-like, with protein MFGSGMNLITTIIGFGMSATFIVFVCTRLICGRFRRMEERQMLEIDTRIDLELPEHRINGLEPVVVAAIPTMNFNREAFSSVEDAQCTICLAEYQEKEVLRIMPNCGHSFHLSCIDTWLRKQSTCPVCRLSVQDSFETKHLRTAILSTTQSFNSHSGSEGIEDNQRHEDSISIELEPGISGDSRLS; from the exons ATGTTCGGTTCTGGAATGAATTTAATCACAACAATTATTGGTTTTGGCATGAGTGCTACTTTTATTGTGTTTGTTTGCACTAGACTGATTTGTGGGCGGTTCCGCCGTATGGAGGAACGGCAAATGCTCGAGATTGACACGAGGATCGATCTAGAGCTG CCAGAACACAGGATTAATGGCCTTGAACCGGTTGTTGTTGCTGCAATTCCCACGATGAACTTCAATCGGGAAGCATTCAGTTCAGTTGAAGATGCACA GTGTACAATATGTCTAGCAGAGTACCAAGAAAAGGAAGTACTAAGAATCATGCCAAACTGTGGGCATAGTTTTCATCTGTCTTGCATTGATACATGGCTCAGAAAACAGTCTACATGTCCTGTATGTCGTCTCTCAGTACAAGACTCGTTCGAAACAAAACATCTTCGAACAGCTATACTGTCCACTACTCAATCGTTTAATTCACATTCAGGTTCCGAGGGTATTGAAGACAATCAAAGACATGAAGATTCCATTTCCATTGAGCTCGAGCCAGGAATTAGTGGTGATTCAAGATTgagttaa
- the LOC140812010 gene encoding early nodulin-like protein 18, with product MAADWPISLCIFAVTLLFNAAAVAAYTNYTVGDDAGWFFNSTTKKASAKYDAWAANKTFNLGDYLIFNTNSNQTVIQTYNETTYQNCTTDYSSDNDTFQYDGGVDQFGAASIVEVPLTILGTQYYFSDASDGEQCLKGMAFEINVSRGLGLPPDLNRPPPPPYSRPPAPADEGQSPPITIVTGSPGNGGIKSSANVFWFGFLILVFISFSA from the exons ATGGCAGCAGACTGGCCCATCTCCCTGTGCATATTTGCGGTGACTCTGCTTTTCAATGCGGCGGCGGTGGCCGCATACACCAACTACACCGTTGGCGATGACGCTGGATGGTTTTTCAACTCCACCACGAAAAAGGCCTCAGCCAAGTACGATGCTTGGGCTGCCAACAAAACTTTCAATCTTGGCGACTATCTCA TATTCAACACGAACTCGAACCAAACGGTAATCCAAACATACAACGAGACCACGTACCAGAACTGCACCACAGACTATTCCTCAGACAATGATACATTTCAATACGATGGAGGTGTCGATCAGTTCGGCGCTGCGTCAATCGTAGAGGTGCCATTGACAATATTGGGTACACAATACTATTTCTCAGATGCTAGTGATGGTGAACAATGCCTGAAAGGTATGGCCTTTGAGATCAACGTGAGTCGTGGGCTTGGACTTCCACCGGATCTCAACCGGCCACCACCTCCACCCTATTCTCGGCCACCAGCCCCGGCAGACGAGGGGCAGTCGCCACCAATCACAATTGTGACTGGTAGTCCTGGGAATGGAGGGATAAAGAGTAGTGCTAATGTTTTCTGGTTTGGCTTCTTGATTCTTGTTTTCATTTCATTTTCGGCATGA